In a genomic window of Amphiprion ocellaris isolate individual 3 ecotype Okinawa chromosome 13, ASM2253959v1, whole genome shotgun sequence:
- the LOC129350390 gene encoding zinc finger CCHC domain-containing protein 12-like produces the protein MDFIEQSGVKIPNSVIVCGLTNSEKDENVLDFLKRYGSIQNVVSGNDKASEYYQNLIIEFSSGLAIEALEPLLPYKYILEEDPSIVFCVRRLASVYTAKVGEGFTRSYLSELRGLAKRSGEEYEVILKEMMSQISEAIDPVREATSPLFLDTNDKTELPQLQTLLVPPQPTADQGAAAPIPLPSVGKTSSITLSDVNPPEIQKVVVEHIVRKENIGPDLYSSVWLRSFSGRTPRPNNESDYDTWRSQIDLLLSDPSMSHPQITRRLLESLLSPAADVVKGLGPKSSPVLYLQLLDSAFGVVADGEELFAQFMNTLQDPGEKPSTYLQRLQLALNLAVKRGGVAPQDIDKHLLKQFCRGCWDSTLLSSLQLEQKKGSPPSFSDLLLMLRTEEDRQAAKDARMKKHISSTKQRAHIHSQSTCGCAQLQEQPETRLNAVEDLKKQIASLQSQLASVISQKKTRKYDTKGTAEKSNKSKSSSVHTEGFRRQERSRLAGQSPGTVFTVGKMGI, from the coding sequence atggatttTATTGAGCAGTCAGGTGTTAAGATTCCTAATTCAGTGATTGTGTGTGGACTGACTAACTCAGAGAAAGACGAAAACGTGCTAGACTTTCTAAAGAGATACGGCAGCATTCAAAATGTAGTGTCAGGTAATGATAAAGCCTCAGAGTATTACCAAAACCTGATCATTGAATTCTCGAGTGGCTTAGCTATAGAAGCTTTGGAACCCCTTTTGCCATATAAGTACATCTTGGAAGAGGACCCAAGTATTGTATTCTGTGTCAGAAGGCTAGCCAGTGTTTACACTGCAAAGGTTGGGGAGGGATTCACTAGGTCATACCTATCTGAGTTGAGAGGCCTAGCCAAGCGTAGTGGTGAAGAATATGAGGTAATTCTGAAAGAAATGATGTCTCAGATTAGCGAGGCTATCGACCCTGTGAGGGAGGCAACTTCTCCACTATTCCttgacacaaatgacaagaCAGAGTTACCACAGCTCCAGACACTCCTTGTTCCCCCACAACCAACCGCAGACCAAGGTGCAGCAGCACCAATCCCACTTCCTAGTGTGGGAAAGACCTCATCTATTACACTAAGTGACGTGAACCCACCAGAAATCCAAAAGGTGGTGGTCGAACACATTGTAAGGAAGGAGAACATAGGACCAGACTTATACTCCTCCGTCTGGCTCCGTTCCTTTTCAGGCAGGACGCCCAGACCCAATAATGAGTCAGACTACGATACCTGGCGTTCACAAATTGACCTGCTTCTGAGTGATCCTAGCATGTCGCATCCACAGATCACGCGAAGGCTTCTTGAAAGTTTGCTTTCTCCTGCAGCTGACGTAGTCAAGGGGTTAGGGCCCAAATCTTCTCCCGTACTCTACTTACAGCTGTTAGATTCAGCTTTTGGTGTTGTTGCAGATGGAGAGGAGCTTTTTGCTCAGTTCATGAATACTCTTCAAGACCCTGGTGAAAAACCATCTACCTATCTTCAGCGTCTGCAGCTAGCTTTAAATTTAGCTGTTAAGAGGGGAGGGGTGGCACCTCAGGACATAGATAAGCACCTTCTCAAGCAGTTTTGTAGAGGATGCTGGGATAGTACATTGCTCTCGAGCCTGCAGCTTGAGCAAAAGAAAGGCAGCCCTCCATCTTTCTCAGACCTCTTGCTAATGCTGCGCACTGAAGAGGATAGGCAAGCAGCAAAGGATGCCCgaatgaaaaaacacataagCTCCACAAAGCAACGAGCTCACATTCATTCTCAGAGTACTTGTGGGTGTGCACAGCTACAAGAACAACCAGAGACACGTCTCAATGCAGTTGAGGATCTTAAAAAGCAGATAGCCAGTCTGCAGAGCCAGCTAGCTTCAGTTATAtcacagaaaaagacaagaaagtaTGACACTAAAggaacagcagaaaaatcaaATAAGTCCAAGTCAAGTAGTGTTCACACAGAGGGGTTCAGGCGACAGGAGAGAAGCAGACTGGCAGGCCAAAGCCCTGGTACCGTTTTCACTGTGGGGAAGATGGGCATATAA
- the LOC111573450 gene encoding hepatitis A virus cellular receptor 1 homolog isoform X3 yields MQGLSYFFLLLLIRVSSGTFKVIGLVGHNVTLPCSYDAQTYGVLCICWGQGNVPRSKCSSTILSSQDGAVSFRRSPRYQLQGRVTDGDVSLTILDAQWDDAGMYGCRVEYPGWFNDYKVNTQLIMEEAPVEQPITQNCTLSTVEGKGEQTGELQRLPGSGEHWQGGSYFLLHNHNPRLYFPSDASVQGRWTSAQHLNCWEYL; encoded by the exons ATGCAGGgtctttcttattttttcctcttgctCCTGATCCGAG TGTCCTCAGGTACCTTCAAAGTCATCGGCCTGGTTGGACACAATGTCACTTTGCCGTGTAGTTATGACGCCCAAACTTACGGCGTCCTGTGTATCTGTTGGGGACAAGGGAACGTTCCTCGGTCCAAATGTTCCAGCACCATCCTCTCCTCCCAGGACGGGGCTGTGTCTTTCAGGCGGTCCCCCAGGTACCAACTGCAGGGTCGGGTGACAGACGGAGACGTTTCCCTGACCATCCTGGATGCTCAGTGGGATGATGCTGGTATGTACGGCTGCAGGGTCGAGTATCCCGGCTGGTTCAATGACTACAAGGTCAACACACAGCTTATTATGGAGGAAG ctccTGTGGAACAACCCATTACCCAGAACTGTACACTTTCTACCGTTGAGGGAAAAGGTGAACAAACAG gaGAACTTCAAAGGCTTCCTGGCAGTGGGGAACATTGGCAGGGTGGCAGCTATTTTCTTCTCCATAATCATAATCCTCGTCTTTATTTTCC GTCGGATGCTTCTGTCCAGGGACGATGGACATCGGCTCAACACCTCAACTGCTGGGAATATCTATGA
- the LOC111573462 gene encoding cell adhesion molecule DSCAM-like isoform X2 produces MIILGSKHLVLCCNLLVCLLFGNVSAEIVIATMGTDVTLTCKYDAHYYGKLSVCWGRGAIPNRGCANEVIKSDGESVISRLSERYLLVGDLGEGDVSLTIRQVEESDSGMYGCRVDIPGWFNDHKHQLTLTVNAVRPNPLRIETREVKERTVTVRWTPVFDGGRPITAYKIDLKNKQASWDTAVSTDMPNPELTQVTLVDLRPSKTYNLRMFAMNNVGMSESSNVLTVTTKEAAPEGPPLDMKLEALSSNSIRVTWKPPKVDLRNGVLRSYSISYREYDPAGRQFKRWQHLSVIATREVESIILQHLKPSMMYGVLIQAKTNAGIGPASTAPLCSTLNEVHKTTDATGMSSSTAATIKMQGFTSVRTTSTPETLSATTVWEQSTASITSAVCCLMTPDPPVVELKEIKDNTISLSWTVGFEGDSPVTGYYLEYKAANASWDYTKTVVDFGPNQTEATIIEINPSTYNIRMFAKNSLGTSRASNILTITTGETGHQRNNLITTFLPDTDTVVSVDGSHSNHLAAIVVPVVLVMLAVAVVITWQLRRIKEKKTNLNMWLSNGALRYRGAESLQEL; encoded by the exons ATGATTATTTTGGGCAGCAAACACCTGGTTTTGTGCTGCAATCTTCTCGTTTGTCTCCTCTTCG GTAATGTGTCTGCAGAGATAGTAATAGCCACCATGGGAACAGATGTGACTCTAACGTGCAAATATGATGCTCACTACTATGGTAAGCTGTCTGTATGTTGGGGTCGGGGGGCCATTCCCAACAGAGGATGTGCCAACGAGGTGATCAAGTCAGACGGTGAATCAGTGATCAGCAGACTGTCGGAGCGTTACCTGCTCGTGGGTGATCTGGGTGAGGGTGATGTGTCTCTGACCATCAGGCAAGTAGAGGAGAGTGATTCAGGGATGTACGGCTGTCGTGTGGATATACCCGGCTGGTTCAATGACCACAAACATCAGCTGACTCTCACAGTAAATGCAG TGCGGCCTAATCCCCTGAGGATAGAGACGAGGGAGGTGAAGGAAAGAACGGTCACTGTTCGCTGGACTCCTGTGTTTGATGGCGGCAGGCCCATTACAGCCTACAAGATTgatctaaaaaacaaacagg CATCCTGGGATACTGCAGTGAGCACCGATATGCCAAATCCTGAATTGACTCAGGTGACTTTAGTGGATTTGCGTCCATCCAAGACCTACAACCTTCGCATGTTTGCCATGAACAACGTGGGGATGAGTGAATCCAGCAACGTTCTCACAGTCACAACCAAAGAAGCAG CACCAGAAGGCCCTCCGTTGGATATGAAGCTAGAGGCCCTCAGTTCAAACAGCATCAGAGTTACTTGGAAG CCTCCGAAGGTCGATCTCAGAAACGGCGTCCTGCGGAGTTACAGCATCAGCTACAGAGAGTACGACCCGGCAGGCAGACAGTTTAAACGGTGGCAGCATTTAAGTGTGATAGCCACACGTGAAGTGGAAAGCATCATCCTGCAGCATCTGAAGCCGTCTATGATGTACGGCGTCCTCATACAGGCCAAAACAAATGCAGGAATAGGTCCTGCCTCAACTGCACCTCTCTGCTCCACTCTGAATGAAG ttCACAAAACCACAGATGCAACTGGTATGTCTTCTTCCACTGCTGCCACAATAAAGATGCAAGGTTTTACTTCAG TTCGCACAACTTCAACACCTGAGACATTATCTGCAACTACAGTCTGGGAACAAAGCACCGCAAGTATCACTTCAG CTGTGTGCTGCCTAATGACCCCGGATCCCCCAGTAGTTGAATTAAAGGAGATAAAAGACAACACAATTTCTCTTTCTTGGACTGTTGGATTTGAAGGCGACAGCCCTGTCACTGGCTACTACCTGGAGTACAAAGCAGCAAATG CTTCATGGGATTACACAAAGACTGTTGTTGACTTCGGCCCCAACCAGACAGAGGCCACGATAATAGAGATAAATCCCTCAACATACAACATCCGCATGTTTGCTAAGAACAGTCTGGGCACCAGCAGAGCCAGCAATATCCTCACTATCACCACTGGAGAAACAg GTCATCAGAGGAACAATCTCATCACCACCTTCTTACCTGATACTGATACTGTG GTGAGTGTAGATGGGAGTCACAGCAATCATCTGGCTGCCATCGTTGTGCCGGTGGTACTGGTGATGCTGGCTGTCGCCGTGGTAATCACATGGCAGCTTCGAC gtataaaagagaaaaaaaccaaCCTGAACAT GTGGCTGAGCAATGGAGCGCTGCGTTACCGAGGCGCTGAGTCACTACAAGAGCTGTAA
- the LOC111573462 gene encoding cell adhesion molecule DSCAML1-like isoform X1 produces MIILGSKHLVLCCNLLVCLLFGNVSAEIVIATMGTDVTLTCKYDAHYYGKLSVCWGRGAIPNRGCANEVIKSDGESVISRLSERYLLVGDLGEGDVSLTIRQVEESDSGMYGCRVDIPGWFNDHKHQLTLTVNAVRPNPLRIETREVKERTVTVRWTPVFDGGRPITAYKIDLKNKQASWDTAVSTDMPNPELTQVTLVDLRPSKTYNLRMFAMNNVGMSESSNVLTVTTKEAAPEGPPLDMKLEALSSNSIRVTWKPPKVDLRNGVLRSYSISYREYDPAGRQFKRWQHLSVIATREVESIILQHLKPSMMYGVLIQAKTNAGIGPASTAPLCSTLNEVHKTTDATGMSSSTAATIKMQGFTSVRTTSTPETLSATTVWEQSTASITSAVCCLMTPDPPVVELKEIKDNTISLSWTVGFEGDSPVTGYYLEYKAANASWDYTKTVVDFGPNQTEATIIEINPSTYNIRMFAKNSLGTSRASNILTITTGETVPPSCFPLWVCLTGHQRNNLITTFLPDTDTVVSVDGSHSNHLAAIVVPVVLVMLAVAVVITWQLRRIKEKKTNLNMWLSNGALRYRGAESLQEL; encoded by the exons ATGATTATTTTGGGCAGCAAACACCTGGTTTTGTGCTGCAATCTTCTCGTTTGTCTCCTCTTCG GTAATGTGTCTGCAGAGATAGTAATAGCCACCATGGGAACAGATGTGACTCTAACGTGCAAATATGATGCTCACTACTATGGTAAGCTGTCTGTATGTTGGGGTCGGGGGGCCATTCCCAACAGAGGATGTGCCAACGAGGTGATCAAGTCAGACGGTGAATCAGTGATCAGCAGACTGTCGGAGCGTTACCTGCTCGTGGGTGATCTGGGTGAGGGTGATGTGTCTCTGACCATCAGGCAAGTAGAGGAGAGTGATTCAGGGATGTACGGCTGTCGTGTGGATATACCCGGCTGGTTCAATGACCACAAACATCAGCTGACTCTCACAGTAAATGCAG TGCGGCCTAATCCCCTGAGGATAGAGACGAGGGAGGTGAAGGAAAGAACGGTCACTGTTCGCTGGACTCCTGTGTTTGATGGCGGCAGGCCCATTACAGCCTACAAGATTgatctaaaaaacaaacagg CATCCTGGGATACTGCAGTGAGCACCGATATGCCAAATCCTGAATTGACTCAGGTGACTTTAGTGGATTTGCGTCCATCCAAGACCTACAACCTTCGCATGTTTGCCATGAACAACGTGGGGATGAGTGAATCCAGCAACGTTCTCACAGTCACAACCAAAGAAGCAG CACCAGAAGGCCCTCCGTTGGATATGAAGCTAGAGGCCCTCAGTTCAAACAGCATCAGAGTTACTTGGAAG CCTCCGAAGGTCGATCTCAGAAACGGCGTCCTGCGGAGTTACAGCATCAGCTACAGAGAGTACGACCCGGCAGGCAGACAGTTTAAACGGTGGCAGCATTTAAGTGTGATAGCCACACGTGAAGTGGAAAGCATCATCCTGCAGCATCTGAAGCCGTCTATGATGTACGGCGTCCTCATACAGGCCAAAACAAATGCAGGAATAGGTCCTGCCTCAACTGCACCTCTCTGCTCCACTCTGAATGAAG ttCACAAAACCACAGATGCAACTGGTATGTCTTCTTCCACTGCTGCCACAATAAAGATGCAAGGTTTTACTTCAG TTCGCACAACTTCAACACCTGAGACATTATCTGCAACTACAGTCTGGGAACAAAGCACCGCAAGTATCACTTCAG CTGTGTGCTGCCTAATGACCCCGGATCCCCCAGTAGTTGAATTAAAGGAGATAAAAGACAACACAATTTCTCTTTCTTGGACTGTTGGATTTGAAGGCGACAGCCCTGTCACTGGCTACTACCTGGAGTACAAAGCAGCAAATG CTTCATGGGATTACACAAAGACTGTTGTTGACTTCGGCCCCAACCAGACAGAGGCCACGATAATAGAGATAAATCCCTCAACATACAACATCCGCATGTTTGCTAAGAACAGTCTGGGCACCAGCAGAGCCAGCAATATCCTCACTATCACCACTGGAGAAACAg TTCCTCCTAGCTGCTTTCCTTTGTGGGTGTGCCTGACAGGTCATCAGAGGAACAATCTCATCACCACCTTCTTACCTGATACTGATACTGTG GTGAGTGTAGATGGGAGTCACAGCAATCATCTGGCTGCCATCGTTGTGCCGGTGGTACTGGTGATGCTGGCTGTCGCCGTGGTAATCACATGGCAGCTTCGAC gtataaaagagaaaaaaaccaaCCTGAACAT GTGGCTGAGCAATGGAGCGCTGCGTTACCGAGGCGCTGAGTCACTACAAGAGCTGTAA
- the LOC111573450 gene encoding uncharacterized protein LOC111573450 isoform X2, whose product MQGLSYFFLLLLIRVSSGTFKVIGLVGHNVTLPCSYDAQTYGVLCICWGQGNVPRSKCSSTILSSQDGAVSFRRSPRYQLQGRVTDGDVSLTILDAQWDDAAPVEQPITQNCTLSTVEGKGEQTGTLTTFATKNVEDDHESWSNMGFTGRVRVEENFKGFLAVGNIGRVAAIFFSIIIILVFIFRRMLLSRDDGHRLNTSTAGNIYESIPVP is encoded by the exons ATGCAGGgtctttcttattttttcctcttgctCCTGATCCGAG TGTCCTCAGGTACCTTCAAAGTCATCGGCCTGGTTGGACACAATGTCACTTTGCCGTGTAGTTATGACGCCCAAACTTACGGCGTCCTGTGTATCTGTTGGGGACAAGGGAACGTTCCTCGGTCCAAATGTTCCAGCACCATCCTCTCCTCCCAGGACGGGGCTGTGTCTTTCAGGCGGTCCCCCAGGTACCAACTGCAGGGTCGGGTGACAGACGGAGACGTTTCCCTGACCATCCTGGATGCTCAGTGGGATGATGCTG ctccTGTGGAACAACCCATTACCCAGAACTGTACACTTTCTACCGTTGAGGGAAAAGGTGAACAAACAG GAACGCTGACAACATTTGCAACTAAAAATGTAGAAGATGATCATGAGTCATGGAGCAACATGGGTTTTACTGGGAGAGTAAGAGTTGAG gaGAACTTCAAAGGCTTCCTGGCAGTGGGGAACATTGGCAGGGTGGCAGCTATTTTCTTCTCCATAATCATAATCCTCGTCTTTATTTTCC GTCGGATGCTTCTGTCCAGGGACGATGGACATCGGCTCAACACCTCAACTGCTGGGAATATCTATGAAAGCATCCCAGTGCCTTAA
- the LOC111573450 gene encoding hepatitis A virus cellular receptor 1 homolog isoform X1, giving the protein MQGLSYFFLLLLIRVSSGTFKVIGLVGHNVTLPCSYDAQTYGVLCICWGQGNVPRSKCSSTILSSQDGAVSFRRSPRYQLQGRVTDGDVSLTILDAQWDDAGMYGCRVEYPGWFNDYKVNTQLIMEEAPVEQPITQNCTLSTVEGKGEQTGTLTTFATKNVEDDHESWSNMGFTGRVRVEENFKGFLAVGNIGRVAAIFFSIIIILVFIFRRMLLSRDDGHRLNTSTAGNIYESIPVP; this is encoded by the exons ATGCAGGgtctttcttattttttcctcttgctCCTGATCCGAG TGTCCTCAGGTACCTTCAAAGTCATCGGCCTGGTTGGACACAATGTCACTTTGCCGTGTAGTTATGACGCCCAAACTTACGGCGTCCTGTGTATCTGTTGGGGACAAGGGAACGTTCCTCGGTCCAAATGTTCCAGCACCATCCTCTCCTCCCAGGACGGGGCTGTGTCTTTCAGGCGGTCCCCCAGGTACCAACTGCAGGGTCGGGTGACAGACGGAGACGTTTCCCTGACCATCCTGGATGCTCAGTGGGATGATGCTGGTATGTACGGCTGCAGGGTCGAGTATCCCGGCTGGTTCAATGACTACAAGGTCAACACACAGCTTATTATGGAGGAAG ctccTGTGGAACAACCCATTACCCAGAACTGTACACTTTCTACCGTTGAGGGAAAAGGTGAACAAACAG GAACGCTGACAACATTTGCAACTAAAAATGTAGAAGATGATCATGAGTCATGGAGCAACATGGGTTTTACTGGGAGAGTAAGAGTTGAG gaGAACTTCAAAGGCTTCCTGGCAGTGGGGAACATTGGCAGGGTGGCAGCTATTTTCTTCTCCATAATCATAATCCTCGTCTTTATTTTCC GTCGGATGCTTCTGTCCAGGGACGATGGACATCGGCTCAACACCTCAACTGCTGGGAATATCTATGAAAGCATCCCAGTGCCTTAA